One Clostridia bacterium genomic window carries:
- a CDS encoding DUF370 domain-containing protein — MYLHIGNEISIPLRKIIAIIDLETADPTGRLQELIELAERQQKVNVTAGKSDPKSCIITDDRLYLSSISALTLARRAEIKDRLQ; from the coding sequence ATGTACCTACATATTGGCAATGAAATATCCATTCCCTTACGGAAAATCATCGCCATTATCGATTTGGAGACGGCGGATCCCACCGGCCGGCTGCAGGAGCTGATTGAACTGGCGGAAAGGCAGCAAAAAGTCAACGTGACTGCTGGAAAATCAGATCCAAAATCCTGTATTATTACTGATGACCGGTTATATTTATCCAGCATTTCCGCTTTGACGCTAGCTCGCCGCGCTGAAATCAAGGACAGACTACAGTAG
- the gyrB gene encoding DNA topoisomerase (ATP-hydrolyzing) subunit B, with translation MEEKRTPASAQNYDASQIQVLEGLEAVRRRPGMYIGSTSSRGLHHLVYEVVDNSIDEAMAGFCDYVEVIIHEDNSVTVKDNGRGIPVDIHPQMGIPAVEVALTTLHAGGKFGSSLYKVSGGLHGVGVSVVNALSEWLEVRVKRDGNIYHQRYERGKTVTPLKIAGQAKGTGTEITFKPDAGIFDEVDFNFETLAQRLRELSFLNKGIKIVLKDKRQGLKEQFLHHGGIVDFIKYLNKNKDPLHPKPIYFAMTRDNVFVEVGLQYHLGYTENLFSYTNNIHNTEGGTHEEGFKRALTRVINDYARKNNLLKDNESNLTGEDIREGLTAVISIRVPEPQFEGQTKTKLGNSEVRGIVDSIVGEGMSSFLEENPQVARKIVEKAIHAYRAREAARKARELARRKNALEVSSLPGKLADCTERDPALSEIYLVEGDSAGGSAKQGRDRRFQAILPLRGKILNVEKARLDKILNSDEIKAMVTAFGTGIGEDFDITKARYHRIIIMTDADVDGAHIRTLLLTFFYRYMRPLIDHQYVYIAQPPLYSVKVDGKMHYFYSDQQLEEFTSKLGDKKYEVKRYKGLGEMQAEQLWDTTMNPETRTLLAVSIQDAMAADEIFTILMGDKVEPRRQFIEAYAKKVRNLDI, from the coding sequence TTGGAAGAAAAAAGAACACCAGCTAGTGCACAGAATTACGATGCCAGCCAGATTCAAGTACTGGAAGGTTTGGAAGCCGTCCGGCGAAGGCCCGGCATGTATATCGGCAGTACTTCCAGCCGTGGCTTGCACCACTTGGTTTATGAAGTGGTGGATAACAGTATCGATGAAGCCATGGCGGGTTTTTGCGATTATGTCGAAGTGATTATCCACGAAGATAACAGTGTTACCGTGAAGGACAACGGCCGGGGTATCCCGGTGGATATTCACCCGCAAATGGGCATTCCGGCCGTGGAAGTAGCCTTAACCACCCTCCATGCCGGCGGCAAGTTCGGCAGCAGCTTGTACAAGGTTTCAGGGGGACTGCATGGCGTCGGCGTTTCCGTGGTTAACGCTTTGTCCGAGTGGCTGGAAGTGAGAGTCAAGCGGGACGGCAACATCTACCACCAGCGCTATGAACGAGGCAAGACCGTTACCCCGCTGAAAATCGCCGGACAAGCCAAGGGAACGGGAACGGAAATTACTTTTAAACCGGATGCCGGGATCTTTGATGAAGTAGACTTCAACTTTGAAACTTTAGCCCAGCGGTTGCGAGAGCTGTCTTTTTTAAATAAAGGCATTAAGATTGTCCTTAAAGATAAGAGACAGGGCCTGAAAGAACAGTTTCTCCACCATGGAGGCATTGTGGACTTCATTAAATACTTGAATAAGAATAAAGATCCCCTGCATCCGAAACCGATCTATTTTGCCATGACCAGGGATAACGTGTTCGTGGAAGTTGGCCTCCAATATCACCTGGGATATACGGAAAACCTGTTTTCCTATACCAATAACATCCACAATACCGAGGGCGGTACCCACGAGGAAGGGTTTAAAAGGGCTTTAACCAGGGTCATTAACGACTATGCCCGCAAGAACAATTTATTAAAAGACAATGAAAGCAATTTGACCGGTGAAGATATCCGCGAGGGCTTAACGGCGGTAATCAGCATCCGGGTGCCCGAGCCCCAATTTGAAGGGCAGACGAAAACGAAACTGGGCAACAGCGAAGTGCGCGGTATCGTGGACTCCATCGTAGGGGAGGGGATGTCCTCTTTTTTAGAAGAGAACCCGCAGGTGGCCAGGAAGATTGTCGAAAAAGCTATCCATGCCTACCGGGCCCGGGAAGCGGCCCGCAAAGCCCGGGAATTAGCCCGGCGCAAGAATGCTTTGGAAGTCTCCAGCCTGCCCGGTAAACTGGCTGATTGTACCGAAAGAGATCCGGCCTTATCGGAAATCTACCTGGTGGAAGGGGATTCCGCCGGCGGTTCGGCCAAGCAGGGACGGGATCGCCGTTTTCAGGCCATCCTGCCGCTAAGAGGAAAGATTCTCAACGTGGAAAAAGCCCGGCTGGACAAGATTCTAAACAGCGATGAAATCAAGGCCATGGTGACGGCCTTCGGCACAGGGATCGGGGAAGATTTCGATATTACGAAAGCCAGGTATCACCGGATTATCATCATGACCGATGCCGATGTGGACGGTGCCCATATTCGCACTTTACTCCTGACGTTCTTTTACCGCTACATGCGGCCTTTAATTGATCACCAGTATGTATATATTGCCCAGCCGCCCTTGTACAGCGTCAAAGTGGACGGCAAAATGCATTATTTCTATTCGGACCAGCAGCTGGAGGAGTTTACCTCCAAGTTAGGGGATAAGAAATACGAAGTCAAGCGATACAAGGGTTTAGGGGAAATGCAAGCGGAGCAGCTGTGGGATACGACCATGAACCCGGAAACGAGAACCCTCTTGGCCGTATCGATTCAAGATGCTATGGCTGCCGATGAAATCTTTACCATCCTCATGGGAGACAAAGTGGAGCCAAGAAGACAGTTTATTGAAGCCTACGCCAAGAAGGTGCGCAATCTGGATATCTAA
- the gyrA gene encoding DNA gyrase subunit A, which produces MKNCYIDYAMSVIVGRALPDVRDGLKPVHRRILYAMHEMGMTADKPHRKSAHVVGQVMARYHPHGDAAIYDAMVRMAQDFSTRYPLVDGHGNFGSVDGDSPAAMRYTEVRMAKLTAELLADIHKETVDFMPNYDESLKEPVVLPSRFPNLLVNGSSGIAVGMATNIPPHNLGEVIDGLVLMIDSPDAPVEQILKKIKGPDFPTGGIILGVKGIREAYLTGKGIIKVRAKVNIEEMSNGRERIVVTEIPYQVNKAKLVERIASLVRDKVIEGIADLRDESDRNGMRIVVELKKDVSSRVVLNQLYKHTQMQESFGIINLALVDGRPKVLNLREMLYYYLEHQKEVVTRRTKYDLGKAEARAHVVEGLRIALKYLDQVIKIIRESRSRDTAREALMSKFSLTRIQADAILDMRLHQLTGLEREKLEQEYKELLERISYLKEVLANEKILMGIIKDELLEIKHKYSDPRRTRIAPEEQEIDVEDLIAEEDIVVTVTHRGYIKRMPLSAYRSQKRGGKGITGLTTREDDFVEHLFVATTHHQLMFFTNRGKVYRLKGYEIPEAGRTARGTAVVNLLPLSKGEFINAIIPVGDFTQDGYLFMATKQGVVKKTELSQFITSRKEGLIAISLDQDDELIGVKLTDGRQEIILGTREGMAIRFPEEEVRPMGRSAKGVKGISLATGDAVVGMDIAQAGADLLVLTENGYGKRTGLEEYRSQARGGKGILNIKMSERNGKVIGISVVQPGEELMIISSEGIIIRLDVDGISRTGRVTQGVTLMRLENDQRVVAMAKVINGGD; this is translated from the coding sequence ATGAAAAACTGCTATATCGACTACGCCATGAGCGTGATCGTCGGTCGGGCCCTGCCCGATGTGCGGGACGGGTTAAAACCCGTCCACCGGCGCATCCTCTATGCCATGCATGAAATGGGCATGACCGCCGACAAACCCCACCGCAAATCGGCTCATGTGGTGGGACAAGTCATGGCTCGTTATCACCCCCACGGGGATGCTGCCATCTATGATGCCATGGTGCGCATGGCTCAGGATTTCTCCACCCGGTATCCCCTGGTGGACGGCCACGGCAACTTCGGCTCCGTGGACGGGGACAGCCCGGCGGCCATGCGTTATACGGAAGTGCGCATGGCGAAGCTGACGGCGGAGCTGTTGGCTGACATACATAAAGAAACCGTAGATTTCATGCCCAACTATGATGAAAGTTTGAAGGAACCGGTGGTGCTGCCGTCCCGTTTCCCGAACCTGCTGGTGAACGGGTCGTCGGGTATTGCCGTGGGAATGGCCACCAATATCCCGCCCCACAACCTGGGTGAAGTCATCGACGGGTTGGTGCTGATGATTGACAGTCCCGATGCACCGGTGGAACAAATCCTCAAGAAAATCAAGGGTCCTGATTTTCCCACCGGGGGCATCATCCTGGGTGTCAAAGGGATCAGGGAAGCCTATTTAACCGGGAAGGGCATCATCAAAGTCAGGGCCAAAGTGAACATTGAAGAGATGTCCAACGGCCGCGAGCGTATCGTGGTGACGGAAATACCTTATCAAGTCAATAAGGCGAAGCTGGTGGAAAGAATCGCTTCCCTGGTGCGGGATAAAGTCATCGAAGGTATCGCCGATCTGAGGGATGAATCCGACCGGAACGGGATGCGCATCGTGGTGGAGCTCAAAAAAGATGTATCATCCCGGGTGGTACTGAACCAGCTGTACAAGCATACCCAGATGCAGGAAAGCTTCGGCATTATCAACCTGGCCCTGGTGGACGGGCGGCCGAAGGTGCTCAACCTGAGAGAAATGCTGTATTACTACCTGGAGCACCAGAAAGAAGTGGTAACCCGCCGCACCAAATATGACTTGGGGAAGGCGGAAGCCAGGGCGCATGTTGTCGAAGGTTTACGCATAGCCTTAAAATACCTGGATCAGGTCATTAAGATCATTCGCGAGTCCCGCAGCCGGGATACGGCCCGGGAAGCGCTCATGTCCAAATTCTCCCTGACCAGGATCCAGGCCGACGCTATCTTGGATATGAGGCTGCACCAGCTGACCGGACTGGAAAGAGAAAAACTGGAACAAGAGTACAAAGAGCTGTTAGAAAGAATATCTTATCTTAAAGAAGTGCTGGCCAATGAAAAAATACTGATGGGCATCATTAAGGATGAGCTGCTGGAGATCAAGCACAAGTACAGTGACCCGCGGCGGACCAGGATCGCCCCGGAAGAGCAGGAAATTGACGTCGAGGATTTAATTGCTGAAGAAGATATCGTGGTTACCGTAACCCACCGGGGCTACATCAAACGCATGCCCCTCAGCGCTTACCGCAGCCAGAAGAGGGGAGGTAAAGGCATCACCGGGCTGACGACCCGGGAAGACGATTTCGTGGAGCACTTATTTGTGGCCACCACCCACCACCAGTTGATGTTCTTTACCAACCGCGGGAAGGTCTATCGCTTGAAAGGGTATGAAATCCCCGAAGCGGGGCGGACCGCCAGGGGTACCGCCGTGGTGAACCTGCTGCCCCTTAGCAAAGGGGAATTCATCAATGCTATTATTCCCGTGGGTGACTTTACCCAGGACGGGTATTTATTCATGGCCACTAAGCAGGGTGTGGTGAAAAAGACGGAGTTAAGCCAATTCATCACTTCCCGGAAGGAAGGATTAATCGCCATTAGCCTTGACCAAGATGATGAGCTCATTGGTGTAAAGCTCACCGACGGGCGGCAAGAAATCATTCTGGGTACCCGGGAAGGGATGGCCATTCGCTTCCCGGAAGAAGAAGTCCGGCCCATGGGACGCAGTGCCAAGGGAGTGAAAGGCATCAGTTTAGCCACCGGTGATGCGGTGGTGGGCATGGATATTGCCCAGGCGGGTGCCGACCTTTTGGTCCTGACGGAAAACGGTTATGGGAAGAGGACCGGTTTGGAAGAGTACCGTTCCCAGGCCAGGGGCGGCAAAGGCATTTTGAATATCAAAATGTCGGAACGAAACGGTAAAGTCATCGGCATCTCAGTGGTGCAGCCCGGGGAGGAGCTCATGATCATCTCCAGTGAAGGGATCATCATCAGGTTGGATGTCGATGGTATTTCCAGAACCGGTCGGGTCACCCAGGGAGTTACTCTCATGCGCCTGGAAAATGACCAGCGCGTGGTAGCGATGGCAAAAGTGATCAACGGGGGTGACTAA
- the serS gene encoding serine--tRNA ligase — protein sequence MLDLKFVRENPALVEEAIKKRGGKINLDEFLALEKQRRQLLQEVEQLKNRRNVVSETIAQKKRAGEDAQALIEQMRLVSQEIKDLDDKLKNIEDEIQKALLNIPNIPHASVPVGQTSEDNVEVRRWGEPREFAFEPKPHWEIAEKLGILDFERAGRVSGARFTFYRGLGALLERALINFMLDLHTQEHGYIELFPPFLVNSDSMTGTGQLPKFAEDMFKVEKHDLYLIPTAEVPVTNIYRDEILDGSELPIYHCAYSACFRAEAGAHGRDTRGLIRQHQFNKVELVKFTTPESSYEELEKLTRDAEKVLQLLELPYRVVVLCTGDLGFSSAKTYDLEVWLPSFNEYKEISSCSNFEDYQARRANIRFRSEPKAKPRYVHTLNGSGIAVGRTVAAILENYQNEDGSVTIPEKLQPYMRGIKKISV from the coding sequence GTGCTTGACTTGAAATTTGTCAGAGAAAACCCTGCCTTAGTGGAAGAAGCCATTAAGAAAAGAGGGGGGAAGATCAATTTAGATGAGTTCCTGGCCCTGGAAAAACAGAGAAGACAGCTGCTGCAGGAAGTGGAACAATTAAAGAACCGGCGCAATGTGGTTTCGGAAACCATCGCCCAGAAGAAAAGAGCCGGTGAAGACGCCCAGGCATTAATTGAGCAAATGCGCCTCGTCTCACAAGAGATCAAGGACCTGGACGACAAGCTGAAAAACATCGAGGATGAGATCCAGAAAGCCCTGCTTAATATACCCAATATTCCCCATGCCTCCGTGCCGGTGGGACAAACCTCGGAGGACAATGTGGAAGTCAGGCGCTGGGGCGAGCCCCGGGAATTTGCCTTTGAACCAAAACCCCACTGGGAAATCGCGGAAAAGCTGGGGATCCTGGACTTTGAAAGAGCCGGCAGGGTCTCGGGAGCCAGGTTCACCTTCTACCGGGGCCTGGGTGCTCTACTGGAAAGAGCCTTAATCAACTTCATGCTAGATCTGCACACCCAGGAGCACGGTTATATCGAACTGTTCCCGCCTTTTTTGGTGAACAGCGACAGTATGACCGGCACCGGGCAGCTGCCCAAGTTTGCCGAGGATATGTTTAAGGTGGAGAAGCACGACTTGTACCTGATCCCGACGGCGGAAGTGCCGGTGACGAATATTTACCGGGACGAAATCCTTGACGGCAGCGAACTCCCGATCTATCATTGTGCTTATAGCGCTTGTTTCCGCGCCGAAGCCGGTGCCCACGGCCGGGATACCCGGGGCCTCATCAGGCAGCACCAGTTTAATAAAGTGGAATTGGTCAAGTTTACCACGCCGGAATCCTCCTATGAGGAACTGGAAAAACTCACCCGTGATGCGGAAAAGGTGCTGCAGCTCTTGGAACTCCCTTACCGGGTAGTGGTACTCTGTACCGGCGATTTAGGTTTTTCCTCTGCAAAAACTTATGATTTGGAAGTCTGGCTGCCGAGCTTTAACGAGTATAAAGAGATTTCTTCCTGCAGTAACTTTGAGGATTACCAGGCGCGCCGGGCGAATATCCGTTTCCGCAGCGAACCGAAAGCGAAGCCCCGTTATGTGCATACCCTGAACGGTTCCGGCATTGCCGTGGGACGGACCGTAGCCGCGATCCTGGAGAATTACCAGAATGAAGACGGCAGCGTTACCATTCCGGAAAAGCTGCAGCCCTACATGCGAGGTATCAAAAAGATTTCCGTGTAA
- a CDS encoding ferrous iron transport protein A encodes MSINLALKYERPVRSSVYHAPNNKNYVVRDVPNISLLKSLGIRKNSQVYKKRTYRLGGPVLLVVDAREIALGKDIAEQIIVEEA; translated from the coding sequence ATGAGTATCAATCTTGCCCTTAAGTATGAGCGGCCGGTAAGATCGTCCGTCTATCATGCGCCGAACAACAAAAACTATGTGGTGCGTGACGTTCCGAACATAAGTTTACTAAAAAGTCTGGGTATTAGAAAAAACAGTCAGGTTTATAAAAAGCGCACTTACCGGCTGGGCGGTCCGGTGCTCTTAGTGGTGGATGCCAGGGAAATTGCCCTCGGCAAGGATATTGCCGAACAGATCATCGTCGAGGAGGCATGA
- a CDS encoding ferrous iron transporter B, with product MGNPNVGKSVFFTWMTGVDAISSNYPGTTVSYLEGKLTINNETYTLVDVPGVYALEASSEAEAVALKILAQGAAAIICVLDATNLTRNVKLALELQRYRVPTIYALNMMDVAQRHGTEINVKLLAQELGAPVIPTVAVKQQGFPELKAALEEVLAGRAPQGCACGCSECGCGAAAAEEISLWDRAAEITARVRKSKQEQKLSFLDRLGEWMIRPFPGIFISLSVMLLCLAVIVFGGKGLRAALLLPLVNQVIVPFLRTLFTSFVPEGMLLNVLVGEYGIFVISFEWILALVLPYVFLFYVVFSLLEDTGYLPRVSVMFDNLMRKIGLQGGSIISMMMGYGCAVPAIIGTRTATTRKERLMVTTAVCFAVPCISQSGALISLLGSHSMGLVAAIYLFSLFILVLVTVVTGKVLKGQLDPLIIEVPNLLMPNRKTYFKKLSIRMKHFLAEAEVPMLLAVFIAALLKETGLLDFIAVYFEPLVQGWLGMPREAVMALILGIVRREMAAAPLLALDLTPLQLFVGGTVALLYLPCLSVFGILSKEFGTFTAVVIALSTTLTAFLLGGMINHIGLLFI from the coding sequence ATGGGCAATCCTAACGTCGGCAAGAGTGTCTTTTTCACCTGGATGACCGGAGTGGATGCCATCAGTTCCAATTACCCCGGTACTACCGTGTCTTACTTGGAAGGCAAACTCACCATCAACAACGAGACTTATACCCTGGTCGATGTGCCCGGCGTCTATGCCCTGGAAGCATCCTCAGAGGCGGAGGCGGTAGCCCTGAAAATCCTGGCACAAGGTGCCGCCGCCATTATCTGTGTGCTGGATGCCACCAACCTGACCAGGAACGTGAAGCTGGCCTTGGAATTGCAGCGTTACCGGGTTCCCACGATCTATGCCCTGAACATGATGGATGTGGCTCAAAGACACGGGACGGAAATAAACGTCAAACTCCTGGCCCAGGAGTTGGGTGCTCCCGTTATTCCCACCGTTGCCGTGAAGCAGCAGGGTTTCCCTGAATTAAAGGCTGCCCTGGAGGAGGTGCTGGCAGGCCGGGCGCCGCAAGGTTGCGCCTGCGGCTGCAGTGAGTGTGGGTGTGGGGCGGCCGCCGCTGAGGAAATCAGTCTTTGGGACAGGGCGGCAGAAATCACCGCCCGGGTGAGAAAAAGCAAACAAGAACAAAAACTCAGCTTTCTGGATCGCCTAGGGGAATGGATGATCCGGCCTTTTCCCGGCATTTTTATTTCCCTGTCGGTGATGCTGCTTTGTCTAGCGGTTATTGTCTTCGGTGGCAAAGGGCTGCGGGCGGCGCTGCTTTTGCCCCTGGTCAATCAAGTAATCGTTCCCTTCTTAAGAACACTTTTTACCTCCTTTGTGCCAGAGGGAATGCTGCTCAATGTGCTAGTCGGTGAATACGGTATCTTTGTGATTAGTTTCGAATGGATTCTGGCTCTTGTTTTACCTTATGTGTTTCTCTTCTATGTGGTGTTTTCTCTGTTGGAGGATACCGGTTATCTCCCCCGGGTCAGCGTCATGTTTGATAACCTGATGCGCAAGATCGGGCTGCAGGGCGGGAGCATCATCAGCATGATGATGGGGTACGGTTGTGCCGTGCCGGCGATTATCGGGACCAGGACGGCCACCACCAGGAAAGAAAGACTCATGGTTACTACGGCGGTATGTTTTGCCGTGCCCTGTATTTCCCAATCAGGTGCTTTGATTAGTCTACTGGGCAGCCACTCCATGGGTTTGGTGGCAGCTATTTACTTGTTTTCCCTGTTCATTCTGGTCCTGGTTACCGTCGTCACCGGCAAAGTTCTGAAAGGGCAGTTGGATCCGCTGATCATCGAAGTGCCGAACCTGCTCATGCCGAACCGCAAAACTTATTTCAAGAAGCTGTCCATCCGCATGAAGCATTTTCTGGCGGAAGCAGAAGTGCCGATGCTCCTGGCCGTATTCATCGCTGCTTTGTTGAAGGAAACAGGTTTATTGGATTTTATTGCCGTTTATTTTGAACCCCTGGTCCAAGGCTGGTTGGGCATGCCCAGGGAAGCGGTGATGGCCCTGATTCTAGGTATTGTCAGGCGGGAAATGGCGGCAGCGCCCCTTTTGGCGTTGGATTTGACTCCGCTCCAGCTTTTCGTGGGGGGTACGGTAGCTTTGCTGTACCTGCCGTGCCTGTCCGTTTTCGGTATTTTAAGCAAGGAATTCGGCACCTTCACGGCGGTAGTTATTGCTCTGTCCACTACCCTGACGGCGTTTTTGTTGGGAGGCATGATCAATCATATCGGGCTGTTATTTATCTGA
- a CDS encoding flippase-like domain-containing protein: MYRILGIILLALFLLLITPQLEWQALGKAIRQVPFSSLLGLVLLQLVTQLLLNCQWCSLGKTLQSPVSFNKMLYINSQGTLLESITPGAKIGGEVVRVLLLKNIAGYSAAKAVSLVTIQKLFSFSSFFLLSLAALFHITGKISYFDGPALVKGTVYTALVLLITVFMAALLYPDRMLVMLKKRNENSFLVEILTHMTVFRQHRGAWWRQLGLSFLIWLLFPLKFWLLVRVFTHEVDLFTLAGIAMVAYLAAMLPVAPGGLGSFEVTMSGLLLLLGLPAADVVVITVLFRFITFWLVVLLSLLFVAVWKILCKEGNPDGPLQQSCS, encoded by the coding sequence ATGTACAGGATACTGGGTATCATTCTTTTGGCGCTATTTCTCCTTCTTATCACCCCTCAGCTTGAATGGCAGGCTTTAGGCAAGGCAATCCGGCAAGTGCCCTTTAGCTCCTTACTGGGTTTGGTTTTGCTGCAACTGGTTACCCAACTGCTGCTGAACTGCCAGTGGTGCAGTCTGGGTAAAACTCTCCAGTCCCCCGTGAGTTTTAATAAAATGCTTTATATTAACTCACAGGGCACTTTGCTGGAATCCATTACTCCCGGCGCCAAGATAGGCGGTGAAGTGGTCAGGGTATTGCTTTTAAAGAACATCGCCGGTTATTCCGCCGCGAAAGCGGTGTCCCTGGTGACCATCCAGAAACTGTTCAGTTTTAGTTCCTTTTTCTTATTAAGCCTGGCCGCTCTATTCCATATCACCGGCAAAATCAGTTATTTTGACGGGCCGGCCCTTGTTAAAGGGACGGTTTACACGGCGCTGGTTTTATTAATCACGGTTTTTATGGCAGCGCTCCTGTATCCCGACCGGATGCTGGTCATGCTCAAGAAAAGAAATGAAAATTCTTTCCTGGTGGAAATCTTGACCCACATGACCGTTTTCCGGCAGCACCGGGGCGCCTGGTGGCGGCAGTTGGGCCTGTCCTTCCTCATCTGGCTGCTGTTTCCCCTGAAGTTCTGGCTGCTGGTGAGAGTCTTTACCCATGAGGTGGACCTTTTCACCCTGGCCGGCATCGCCATGGTGGCCTACCTGGCCGCCATGCTGCCAGTGGCACCGGGTGGACTGGGCAGTTTTGAAGTCACCATGTCCGGTTTGCTGCTGCTTTTGGGTCTCCCGGCTGCCGATGTGGTAGTGATTACGGTGCTATTCCGGTTTATTACTTTTTGGCTGGTGGTCCTCCTCAGCTTATTGTTTGTGGCGGTTTGGAAAATCCTGTGCAAGGAGGGAAACCCGGATGGGCCGCTTCAACAATCCTGTTCTTAA
- a CDS encoding CDP-diacylglycerol--serine O-phosphatidyltransferase, translating to MGRFNNPVLKHLPNAITVTNMVLGLSVIFLVIGDQGRAAVNGCCLLILLGAVLDYVDGRLARYLQAASDFGKQMDSFADLVTFGLAPVALLWSLEPAGTGAPAFLLLAVYPLAGAFRLARYNTGDYRDYFLGLPITLAGAGLAVYILVYENFLRVHKVPVLNVISVIILLVLSLLMVSNVKVPRRLSLGGMLNHHHFFSLRMK from the coding sequence ATGGGCCGCTTCAACAATCCTGTTCTTAAACACTTGCCCAATGCCATCACCGTGACCAATATGGTCTTGGGCCTGTCGGTGATCTTTCTCGTCATTGGGGATCAGGGGAGGGCGGCGGTTAATGGCTGCTGTCTTTTGATCCTGTTGGGGGCCGTGCTGGATTATGTGGACGGCAGGCTGGCCAGGTACTTGCAGGCTGCCAGTGACTTCGGTAAACAGATGGACTCCTTTGCTGACCTGGTAACTTTCGGGCTGGCTCCGGTGGCCTTGTTGTGGTCTTTGGAACCGGCCGGCACCGGTGCTCCGGCTTTTTTACTTTTGGCGGTCTATCCCCTGGCCGGTGCGTTCCGTCTGGCCAGGTACAATACCGGCGACTACCGGGATTATTTTCTAGGCTTGCCCATTACCCTGGCCGGTGCCGGCCTGGCGGTGTATATCCTGGTGTATGAAAACTTCCTTAGGGTGCATAAGGTGCCGGTGTTAAATGTTATCTCGGTTATCATCTTGCTGGTCTTGTCCCTATTGATGGTCAGTAACGTCAAAGTGCCCAGGCGATTGAGCCTGGGCGGTATGCTGAACCACCATCATTTTTTCAGCCTGCGCATGAAATAG
- a CDS encoding nucleoside deaminase, translating into MRHHDYMAIALEEARQGFALGEVPVGAVLVKEGRILARAHNCRETWQDPTAHAEILALRRGAQALGTWHLDGCTLYVTLEPCPMCAGAIVQARVKTLVYGATDLKGGAVESLVNLVQDPRLNHRVEVIAGIREEECKALLKEFFQLRR; encoded by the coding sequence GTGCGTCATCATGACTACATGGCTATAGCTTTGGAGGAAGCCCGCCAGGGCTTCGCCCTGGGGGAAGTTCCCGTGGGGGCGGTGCTGGTGAAGGAGGGCCGGATCCTGGCCCGGGCCCATAATTGCAGGGAAACCTGGCAGGATCCTACGGCGCATGCGGAAATCCTTGCCTTGCGCCGGGGAGCCCAGGCGCTGGGAACCTGGCACCTGGACGGGTGCACCCTTTATGTGACCCTGGAGCCTTGCCCCATGTGTGCGGGCGCCATCGTGCAAGCCAGGGTTAAGACCCTGGTCTACGGTGCCACCGACCTCAAGGGAGGAGCCGTAGAATCCCTGGTGAACCTGGTTCAGGATCCCAGGCTTAATCACCGGGTGGAAGTGATAGCCGGCATCCGGGAGGAAGAATGTAAAGCTTTGCTGAAAGAGTTTTTTCAATTAAGACGTTAA
- a CDS encoding Dam family site-specific DNA-(adenine-N6)-methyltransferase has protein sequence MAANAPLTSTKYLSRPRVRPPLKWAGGKRWLVPYLRPLWERHRRRRLVEPLCGGLAVTLGLMPEQALLNDVNVHLINFFRWLKRGLVIEIPMANDREMYYRYRHEFNRLIQEGKSNSKEAAELFYYLNRTGYNGLCRFNKKGIFNVPFGRYNRINYIRDFTVYKEVFTAWEFTSGDFADVPLHPEDFVYADPPYDVEFTQYAAQGFTWQDQVRLAEWLARHPGPVVLSNQATRRILDLYQDLGFQVTILPAPRMISCTGDRTPALEVIAMKNM, from the coding sequence ATGGCCGCCAATGCCCCGCTCACAAGTACAAAATACCTTTCCAGACCAAGGGTCAGGCCTCCTTTGAAGTGGGCCGGCGGCAAGCGCTGGCTTGTGCCGTACCTCCGGCCCCTTTGGGAACGCCACCGCCGCAGGCGGTTGGTGGAGCCCCTGTGCGGCGGGCTGGCGGTCACTTTGGGGCTCATGCCTGAACAAGCCCTCTTGAATGATGTGAACGTTCACTTGATCAACTTTTTCCGGTGGCTGAAACGGGGCCTGGTAATCGAGATTCCCATGGCTAATGACCGGGAAATGTACTATCGCTACCGGCATGAATTTAACCGGTTGATACAGGAAGGAAAAAGCAATTCCAAAGAAGCAGCCGAACTCTTTTACTACCTGAACCGGACCGGGTATAACGGCCTCTGCCGTTTCAACAAAAAGGGCATATTTAATGTGCCTTTTGGCAGGTATAACAGGATCAACTATATCCGGGATTTTACGGTATACAAAGAAGTATTCACTGCCTGGGAATTCACCAGCGGTGATTTTGCCGACGTACCCCTCCACCCGGAGGATTTTGTCTATGCAGACCCGCCTTACGATGTGGAATTTACCCAGTATGCCGCGCAAGGCTTTACCTGGCAGGACCAGGTACGGCTGGCGGAATGGCTGGCCCGGCATCCAGGCCCGGTAGTACTCTCCAACCAGGCCACCCGGCGTATCCTGGACCTCTACCAAGACCTTGGTTTTCAGGTGACGATCCTGCCGGCGCCGCGCATGATCAGCTGCACCGGCGACCGGACCCCGGCACTGGAGGTAATCGCCATGAAAAACATGTAA